In Magnetococcales bacterium, a genomic segment contains:
- a CDS encoding V-type ATP synthase subunit B, whose protein sequence is MTVHADLYLTDAVTRIEGPLVFARRQVEVGLNDAVEVIGTDGRTRLGRVAALDDDFMTIETLDTTSGLSMAGTRIRFIGEPITFALGPGILGRVFDGVGRVADGGPPVAAQVKAPIDGAIINPLRRAKPEDFIETGISGIDVLDSLVRGQKLPIFSGGGLPHNRLAVEIALHARLRSTKEEPFAIVFAGIGVPFDQAERFRHALEEGGALGHTALFLNLASDSSAQRLLTPRFALTAAEYLAYQEGRHVLVIITDMTNYCEALREVSASHGEIPSRKGYPGYMYSDLATLYERAGRIRGRPGSVTQIPILTMPADDITHPIPDLTGYITEGQITLDRKLDRAGIHPPIAVLPSLSRLMKDGIGEGFTHPDHPALANQLYAAYARTMGVRLLAGVVGAEGLTPTDRLFLEFGHRFETRFIAQPDGPRTLEESMAVGWSLLKILPDSELSRLSDDQIQRHLRQGGATP, encoded by the coding sequence ATGACGGTCCACGCGGATCTCTATCTGACCGATGCGGTCACCCGCATCGAAGGGCCGTTGGTATTTGCGCGGCGTCAGGTGGAAGTGGGACTCAACGACGCCGTGGAGGTGATCGGCACCGATGGCCGTACCCGTCTGGGTCGGGTGGCGGCGTTGGACGACGACTTCATGACCATCGAAACCCTGGACACCACTTCCGGACTCTCCATGGCCGGAACCCGGATCCGCTTCATCGGCGAACCCATCACCTTCGCGTTGGGACCGGGCATTCTGGGTCGGGTGTTCGACGGGGTGGGTCGGGTGGCGGATGGCGGACCCCCGGTGGCCGCCCAGGTCAAAGCCCCCATCGACGGGGCGATCATCAACCCGTTGCGACGGGCCAAACCCGAGGATTTCATCGAAACCGGTATTTCCGGCATCGATGTGCTGGACAGTCTGGTGCGGGGACAGAAACTGCCGATCTTCTCCGGTGGCGGTCTGCCCCACAACCGGTTGGCGGTGGAAATCGCCCTGCACGCCCGGCTGCGCTCCACCAAGGAGGAGCCCTTCGCCATCGTGTTCGCCGGAATCGGGGTGCCCTTCGATCAGGCGGAACGGTTCCGTCACGCCCTCGAAGAGGGAGGCGCTCTGGGTCATACCGCGCTGTTTTTGAATCTGGCTTCCGACTCCAGCGCCCAACGGCTGCTGACTCCCCGTTTCGCCCTGACCGCCGCCGAATATCTGGCCTACCAGGAGGGACGCCATGTGCTGGTGATCATCACCGACATGACCAACTACTGCGAAGCGTTGCGAGAAGTGTCCGCCAGTCACGGCGAAATCCCGAGCCGCAAGGGCTATCCGGGCTACATGTATTCCGATCTGGCCACCCTGTACGAACGGGCCGGTCGCATCCGCGGGCGTCCCGGTTCCGTGACCCAGATTCCCATTCTCACCATGCCCGCCGACGACATCACCCATCCGATTCCCGATCTGACCGGCTACATCACCGAAGGCCAGATCACCCTGGATCGCAAACTGGACCGGGCCGGGATCCATCCGCCCATCGCCGTGCTGCCAAGCCTGTCGCGTCTGATGAAAGATGGCATCGGGGAAGGGTTCACCCATCCGGACCATCCGGCCCTGGCCAATCAGTTGTATGCCGCCTATGCCCGCACCATGGGGGTGCGTCTGCTGGCCGGCGTGGTGGGCGCGGAAGGATTGACCCCGACGGATCGACTGTTTCTGGAGTTCGGTCACCGGTTCGAGACCCGTTTCATCGCCCAACCGGATGGCCCCCGCACCCTGGAAGAGAGCATGGCGGTCGGATGGTCCTTGCTGAAGATTCTGCCGGACTCGGAGTTGTCCCGACTCTCCGACGATCAGATCCAACGCCATTTGCGTCAGGGAGGGGCCACCCCCTAA
- a CDS encoding V-type ATP synthase subunit A, giving the protein MNKAVIRWISGPVLRGATRDPFRIHEAVQVGSKGLLGEVIRMQGDEITVQLFEDGTGLRPGDPVVGQGMPLSVPLGPGLLGHIFDGLLRPLSGEGRDFLLPGRFDPPAGRFLFTPLVEPGRILKGGDPFATVRPIDGASGEQLCLIPPDQGGEVVSIVAQGERTDVESVCQLRDGQGQRIDIAMSHPWPVRRPRPVAERLSAGPPLLTGQRILDTLFPVARGGKAMVPGGFGTGKTVLLETIAKWCDAEVIIYLGCGERGNEMAGVLDEFPHLEDPRTGRPLMERMVVIANTSNMPVAAREASVYTGITVGEYFRDQGLKVALMADSTSRWAEALREVSGRLGELPGEAGYPAYLSTRLAEFYERAARVITLSGKNGSLTVMGAVSPPSSDFSEPVTIQTKRYVRNFWALDRKRAQARFYPAIDPIASYSEDADTLSSWWSQEGAPNWAEHRRRFLTLLEEQTRLERMARILGKDALPQAQRLTLLCAELVNDGFLRQSAFSVKDRHASPRKQTRMMGLLIRFMDRAEAAVAAGIGVERIISLPITRRLQRMGEDIGDEELERFDTLDGLLETDFGSLGGTSGEEKRP; this is encoded by the coding sequence ATGAACAAAGCCGTGATACGGTGGATCAGTGGCCCGGTGTTGCGGGGAGCCACCCGCGACCCGTTTCGCATTCACGAAGCGGTCCAGGTGGGAAGCAAAGGGCTGCTCGGCGAAGTGATCCGCATGCAAGGGGATGAAATCACGGTTCAGCTCTTCGAGGACGGCACGGGATTGCGTCCGGGAGACCCGGTGGTGGGTCAGGGCATGCCCCTGTCGGTGCCCTTGGGTCCGGGACTGCTGGGACATATTTTCGATGGCCTGCTCCGTCCCCTGAGCGGCGAAGGCAGAGACTTTCTCCTCCCCGGACGGTTCGATCCCCCGGCGGGACGTTTTCTGTTCACCCCCCTGGTGGAACCGGGCAGAATCCTGAAAGGAGGCGATCCCTTCGCCACGGTGCGTCCCATAGACGGCGCCAGTGGTGAGCAGCTTTGTCTGATTCCCCCGGATCAGGGGGGAGAAGTGGTATCGATCGTGGCCCAGGGGGAACGGACCGACGTGGAAAGCGTCTGCCAACTGCGGGATGGCCAGGGTCAACGCATCGACATCGCCATGAGCCATCCCTGGCCGGTACGTCGTCCCCGACCCGTCGCGGAACGTCTGTCGGCTGGCCCGCCGTTGTTGACCGGACAGCGCATCCTCGACACCCTGTTTCCGGTGGCCCGGGGCGGCAAAGCCATGGTGCCCGGCGGATTCGGGACCGGAAAAACCGTGCTGCTGGAAACCATCGCCAAATGGTGCGACGCCGAGGTGATCATCTATCTGGGCTGCGGCGAACGGGGCAACGAAATGGCTGGGGTGCTGGATGAATTTCCCCATCTGGAGGATCCCCGCACCGGTCGCCCCCTCATGGAACGGATGGTGGTGATCGCCAACACTTCCAACATGCCGGTGGCCGCCCGTGAGGCGAGTGTCTACACCGGCATCACGGTGGGGGAGTATTTCCGGGATCAGGGATTGAAGGTGGCCCTGATGGCCGACTCCACCAGCCGTTGGGCCGAGGCGTTGCGGGAGGTTTCAGGCCGTCTCGGAGAGTTGCCCGGAGAGGCGGGCTATCCGGCCTATCTGAGCACCCGGCTGGCGGAGTTCTACGAACGGGCCGCACGGGTGATCACCCTGTCGGGCAAAAACGGTTCCCTGACGGTCATGGGGGCGGTCAGTCCCCCCTCCAGCGACTTTTCCGAGCCGGTCACGATCCAGACCAAACGCTATGTGCGCAACTTCTGGGCCTTGGACCGAAAACGGGCCCAGGCCCGTTTTTATCCGGCCATCGACCCCATCGCCTCCTACTCGGAAGACGCGGACACCCTGTCTTCCTGGTGGAGCCAGGAGGGTGCCCCCAACTGGGCCGAACACCGCCGTCGTTTTCTGACCCTGCTGGAAGAGCAGACCCGCCTGGAACGCATGGCCCGCATTCTCGGCAAGGACGCCCTGCCCCAGGCCCAACGGCTGACCCTGCTGTGCGCCGAACTGGTGAACGACGGGTTTTTGCGCCAATCGGCGTTTTCGGTCAAGGATCGCCACGCCTCTCCCCGCAAGCAGACCCGGATGATGGGGTTGTTGATCCGCTTCATGGATCGGGCCGAGGCGGCGGTGGCAGCCGGGATCGGGGTGGAACGGATCATCTCCTTGCCCATCACCCGTCGTCTGCAACGGATGGGAGAGGATATCGGAGACGAGGAACTGGAACGGTTCGACACCCTGGACGGGTTGCTGGAAACGGATTTCGGCTCCCTGGGCGGCACAAGCGGAGAGGAGAAACGACCATGA
- a CDS encoding V-type ATP synthase subunit F, producing MPAPVFIGDEVSAAGWRLAGVRVIIPEPGQEAIAVTRVLDDNRSGLALLAAPCARLLPATLLERFLTSVIPLTLVVPDARGLAQPPDLATRVRGRLGMSP from the coding sequence ATGCCTGCCCCGGTCTTCATCGGCGACGAAGTGAGCGCCGCTGGCTGGCGACTGGCCGGAGTCCGGGTGATCATCCCGGAACCGGGCCAAGAGGCGATAGCGGTCACCCGGGTGCTGGACGATAACAGGAGCGGACTGGCCCTGCTGGCCGCTCCGTGCGCCCGGCTGCTTCCCGCCACGCTGCTGGAGCGTTTTCTGACCTCGGTGATCCCCTTGACCCTGGTGGTCCCGGATGCCCGTGGTCTGGCGCAACCCCCGGATCTGGCGACACGGGTACGGGGCCGGTTGGGGATGAGCCCATGA
- a CDS encoding H+transporting two-sector ATPase C subunit, giving the protein MSPRAKIAFALTLFTALLAVGASIALFVPSAIASGAPTAPPAGLPIEPGMGYLAAALATGISALAAGFAVAHVGSAAIGAITEKPELLGRMLILVGLAEGIAIYGLIISILILNRLG; this is encoded by the coding sequence ATGTCGCCACGCGCCAAGATCGCCTTTGCTTTGACCCTGTTCACCGCCTTGCTGGCCGTGGGAGCCAGCATCGCCCTGTTTGTGCCATCCGCCATCGCCAGTGGCGCCCCCACCGCTCCCCCGGCAGGACTCCCGATTGAACCGGGCATGGGATATCTGGCCGCGGCCCTGGCCACGGGCATTTCGGCCCTGGCGGCGGGTTTCGCCGTGGCCCACGTGGGCAGCGCCGCCATCGGCGCCATCACCGAAAAACCGGAACTGTTGGGACGCATGCTGATTCTGGTGGGACTGGCGGAAGGAATCGCCATTTACGGCCTGATCATCTCGATTCTCATCCTGAATCGATTGGGCTGA
- the glnA gene encoding type I glutamate--ammonia ligase, with amino-acid sequence MSDQDAIRNALAMIETNDVRFVDFRFTDFHGKWQHISTPAKMVTEEVFENGFGFDGSSIAGWCEINQSDMVYKPDAATAVLDPFTDVPTLILICDVVDPFTGEGYSRDPRAVAKRAAAYLKYTGIGDTAYLGPEAEFFIFDSVRYTSRINKVSVEIDSIEGAWNTDTEYEEGNSGHRPGIKGGYFPVPPVDSYQDMRSEMCMLMEEMGLTIEFHHHEVATAGQCEIDMRFSDLVSMGDNIQKYKYVVHNVAHQQGKTVTFMPKPMSGDNGSGMHVHMSIWKDGKPLFAGNQYADMSEMALHFIGGIKKHARALNAFTNPSTNSYKRLIPGFEAPVLLAHSARNRSASIRIPAATNPKAKRCEIRFPDPSANPYLAFAALLMAGLDGIENKIDPGAPMDKNLYDLPPEELKHIPTVCGSLREALDALDKNRDFLKKGDVFSDDLIDAWINLKMQDVYRVEHTPHPVEFSMYYSV; translated from the coding sequence ATGTCAGATCAAGACGCGATTCGTAATGCCCTGGCCATGATCGAAACCAACGATGTCCGTTTCGTTGATTTCCGTTTCACCGATTTTCATGGCAAATGGCAACACATCTCCACCCCCGCCAAAATGGTCACCGAAGAAGTGTTTGAAAACGGCTTCGGCTTCGACGGCTCCTCCATCGCCGGTTGGTGCGAAATCAACCAGTCGGACATGGTCTACAAGCCGGATGCCGCCACCGCCGTGCTGGATCCCTTCACGGATGTCCCCACCCTGATCCTGATCTGCGACGTGGTCGATCCCTTCACGGGCGAAGGCTACAGCCGTGATCCCCGCGCCGTGGCCAAACGAGCCGCCGCCTACCTCAAATATACCGGCATCGGCGATACCGCCTATCTGGGGCCCGAAGCCGAATTCTTCATCTTCGACTCCGTGCGCTACACCTCCCGCATCAACAAGGTGTCGGTGGAGATCGACTCCATCGAAGGCGCCTGGAACACCGATACCGAGTACGAAGAAGGCAACTCCGGCCATCGTCCCGGCATCAAGGGTGGTTACTTCCCGGTTCCCCCGGTGGACTCCTACCAGGACATGCGTTCCGAAATGTGCATGCTCATGGAAGAAATGGGTCTCACCATTGAGTTCCATCACCATGAAGTGGCCACCGCCGGTCAGTGCGAAATCGACATGCGCTTCTCGGATCTGGTCTCCATGGGTGACAACATCCAGAAATACAAATATGTGGTCCACAACGTGGCCCATCAGCAAGGCAAGACGGTCACCTTCATGCCCAAACCCATGAGCGGCGACAACGGTTCCGGCATGCATGTCCACATGTCCATCTGGAAAGACGGCAAGCCCCTGTTCGCCGGCAACCAGTATGCCGATATGTCGGAAATGGCCCTGCACTTCATCGGCGGCATCAAGAAACACGCCCGCGCCCTGAACGCCTTCACCAATCCCTCCACCAACTCCTACAAGCGCCTGATCCCGGGCTTCGAGGCGCCGGTGCTGTTGGCCCACTCGGCCCGCAACCGTTCCGCCAGCATCCGTATCCCGGCGGCCACCAATCCCAAGGCCAAGCGTTGCGAAATCCGCTTCCCCGATCCTTCGGCCAACCCCTATCTGGCCTTCGCAGCCCTGCTGATGGCCGGTCTGGACGGCATCGAGAACAAGATCGATCCGGGCGCCCCCATGGACAAAAACCTCTATGACCTGCCACCGGAAGAACTCAAGCACATCCCGACCGTCTGCGGCTCGCTGCGCGAAGCCCTCGACGCTCTGGACAAAAACCGCGACTTCCTCAAAAAAGGCGACGTGTTCAGCGACGACTTGATCGATGCCTGGATCAACCTCAAGATGCAGGATGTCTACAGAGTCGAGCACACCCCGCATCCGGTGGAATTCTCGATGTATTACAGCGTCTGA
- a CDS encoding ammonium transporter has protein sequence MVFSFTLAALLILPTIGWAETTVMLNAANTGWLLTATALVLFMTLPGLALFYGGLVRTKNVLSIFMQCFAITCVVSLLWLVYGYALAFGDGGGLNAWIGGLDKGFLRGIATETLKGDVPETVFSMFQLTFAIITPALVVGGFAERMRFSAILWFTVLWLTLVYLPLCHWVWGGGWLATMGFMDFAGGSVVHINAGIAALVAALMLGKRRGFPTSMMPPHNMTMVFTGAAMLWVGWFGFNAGSALGANGSAGMTMLATHMGAAAGSISWMIVEWMRHGKASVLGIVTGMVAGLGTVTPASGYIGPMGGMIIGAIAGVVCYFATQLVKRKLQIDDSLDVSPVHGVGGILGTLLTGVFASTSLGGVGYPPGVTMASQVWIQCIGAVATLLWSGVLTVVILKAIDAVVGLRVSRDEETEGLDLVLHDERGYNLD, from the coding sequence ATGGTGTTTTCTTTCACACTCGCGGCATTGTTGATTCTCCCCACCATCGGATGGGCGGAGACCACTGTCATGCTCAACGCGGCCAACACCGGTTGGCTGCTTACCGCCACCGCCCTGGTGCTGTTCATGACCCTGCCGGGTCTGGCCCTCTTTTATGGCGGGCTGGTGCGCACCAAAAACGTGCTGTCGATCTTCATGCAATGTTTTGCCATCACCTGTGTAGTCTCCCTGCTGTGGCTTGTCTATGGCTATGCGCTGGCTTTTGGCGATGGGGGCGGATTGAACGCCTGGATCGGCGGACTGGACAAGGGATTCTTGCGGGGCATCGCCACCGAGACCCTCAAGGGGGATGTCCCGGAAACGGTCTTTTCCATGTTCCAACTCACCTTCGCCATCATCACCCCGGCTCTGGTGGTGGGCGGATTCGCCGAACGGATGCGCTTTTCGGCCATTCTGTGGTTCACGGTGCTGTGGCTCACCCTGGTCTATCTGCCCTTGTGCCACTGGGTGTGGGGCGGAGGATGGCTGGCGACCATGGGATTCATGGACTTTGCGGGTGGATCGGTGGTACATATCAACGCAGGCATCGCCGCCCTGGTCGCCGCCCTGATGCTGGGCAAACGACGCGGCTTTCCGACCAGCATGATGCCTCCCCACAACATGACCATGGTCTTCACCGGCGCGGCCATGCTGTGGGTGGGATGGTTCGGCTTCAACGCCGGCAGCGCCCTGGGCGCCAACGGCTCGGCGGGCATGACCATGCTGGCCACCCATATGGGAGCCGCCGCCGGATCCATCTCCTGGATGATCGTGGAATGGATGCGACACGGCAAAGCCAGCGTATTGGGCATTGTCACCGGCATGGTGGCCGGTTTGGGAACCGTCACCCCCGCTTCGGGCTACATCGGCCCCATGGGGGGCATGATCATCGGCGCCATCGCCGGCGTGGTGTGCTACTTCGCCACCCAACTGGTCAAACGCAAACTCCAGATCGATGACTCCCTGGATGTCTCGCCGGTCCACGGCGTGGGCGGAATCCTGGGAACCCTCCTCACCGGCGTGTTCGCCTCCACGTCGCTGGGGGGAGTCGGCTATCCCCCGGGAGTCACCATGGCCTCCCAGGTGTGGATCCAATGCATCGGCGCCGTCGCCACCCTGCTTTGGAGCGGCGTGCTGACCGTGGTCATACTCAAAGCGATTGACGCCGTCGTCGGCCTGCGGGTCTCACGGGATGAAGAGACCGAAGGACTGGACTTGGTCCTGCACGACGAAAGAGGCTATAATCTGGATTGA